Genomic DNA from Desulfonema ishimotonii:
TTTTTTTACGCCGTCTGCGATAATCTCAGGCGGTGTCGGTATATTTACGGGGTGTTCGGTCTGCCTGCTTTGTCCGCCCCCGTCCAGATAATCGACAATCTGGCCCAGGGTTCTGAGCGTACCCATCATGTCCGGCGAGATGGCGGGCAGGCCCGGCATTTTCTCCTCAAAGGCGGACAGAATTTCCACCCGTTTGATGGAGTCGATCCCCAGGTCCGCCTCGATATCCATCTCCAGGGTCAGCATTTCGGACGGATAGCCGGTCAGATCGCTCACCACTGACAGCATGGCTGATTCGATGCTGCCCCGGTCGGCAGCCCCGGCCTGGGGAGCGTCTGTGGCTGGCGGAGGCGTTACGGACGGAACCGCGCCCGCATCTGCTGCCGGTGCGGCCTGATTGCCGGTGAGGTAATCCACAATCTGGCCCAGGGTTCTGAGCGTACCCATCATGTCCGGTGAGATAACGGGCAGGCCCGGCATTTTCTCCTCAAAGGCCGAGAGAATCTCCACCCGCTTGATGGAGTCGATCCCCAGATCCGCCTCGATATCCATCTCCAGGGTCAGCATTTCGGACGGATAGCCGGTCAGATCGCTCACCACCGACAGCATGGCCGCTTCGACCTCTGACCGGTTTCCGGCAGGGGCCGGTGACGGATCAGCCACGGGCTGAACCGCAGCAGGCTGTTCTGCCGGCGGAGCGGTTTCCGTTTCCCGTCGAATGCCTGTTCCGGTGAGATATTCCACAATCTGGCCCAGGGTTCTGAGGCTGCCCATGACTTCGGGCGATACGGTGGGCAGGCCCGGCATTTTCTCCTCAAAGGCCGAGAGAATCTCCACCCGCTTGATGGAGTCGATCCCCAGATCCGCCTCGATATCCATCTCCAGGGTCAGCATTTCGGACGGATAGCCGGTCAGATCGCTCACCACCGACAGCATGGCAGAGGCAATCTTCTTTTTGCCGTTACCGTTCGGCGCAGGCGCGGCCTGAATGACCGGGGCAACCGAAGGTTTGGGCTGAACCTGCGTCTGTTCAGCTTTCACGACAGGGGCTGGCTGAGGCACAGGCCGCGAAACGGGCGGTTCTGCTTTTGCCACCGGGGCCGGGGCAGGCCGGGGCGGGACCGATACCACCGCTTCGGGAATGGCCCGGATCGGCACCTGCTCCTCAATATAATGAACCGCCCGCTGCGGCATCCCCATCGACACCTCGGCCAGGCGATGTGTACTCTCCATCATCTCCTGAAGGGTCCGGCTGGCCTGATTCTGGGTTTCCAGAAATTTTTTATGGGTCTCTGCTGTCTGCATCTGAAGGGCCTGCATGGATTTCAGTCCTTCCTGAACAGCCCTGAAGGCATCCGCAACAAAATAGCCCTGTGTATCGGACGGGGCGGGCACATGGTGTGCATGATTTTTCGTCATTGTCTTTATATGTCCCATTGTCGGTTTATCCGGCACGGTACGCTGTGATACGGACGCACGGACCGGTGGTTGTTTGTCAGGCATGGCCTGTTGTTCTCTGTGTTGAACGACCGCATGTGCAGCCGCCGTATTTTTCTGAACAGAAGGTTTCGGGGATCTCTGCGTTTTCTTGGCAGCGGCAGGCACCTGCACAGAGGGTGAGGGGGTGGAAACAGCCTGCCCGGACTCGGACTTTTTTTGAACGGGTTGGAATTTTCCGGGTTTCTTCCGGCGTTCGGATCGGTAGTTGGCCCCGGAGAGAGGGATGTTCATCCGCTGTTTTCGCCGCCGGGGAACCGGTTCCTCCCAGTTTTCAAGATTCACCGGGTGGCCCAGGGCCGCCATGTAACAGAGCAGACGCGCCAGATCCGCAATGCCGAACCGGCGCCCTGCCGTGGCGTCCAGTGAGAGCGCGTTAAAGCTGAGTCCGCTGAGAATCGCCTTTACCAGGCCGGTCAGAACCGATTTGGGACCGATTTCCACAAAGGTCCGAACGCCCATATTGAACAGTGACTTGATTTCATTGACAAAATCAACCGGAGACAGAAGCTGGTCTCCCAGCAGCGTTTTTGCCGCTTCCGGGTCCGTGGGATAGGCCTGTCCGGTCATGTTGGAGAACACCGGCGTATCGGTCGGCGTCATGCGGATCTTCTGCACCGCATCGGCAAAGGGCTTCCGGGCATCTCTGAGCAGATGGCTGTGAAATGCGGCGGAAACCGGCAGTCGCCTGAACCGGAAACCGCGCTGCGTGCAGACCGATTCGGCTTTCTCAATGTCCGGGACAGTGCCCGAAAGTACCCCCTGGTCCGGGCTGTTCCGGTTGGCCAGTACCACATCCGGGCAATGCGCCTTTATCAGCGCGTCGATCTCCGCCAGCGGTGCCTTGACAGCGGTCATGGTGCCGGCGTTATCCCGGCCCGCATCCGCCATGAGTCTGCCACGGGTGAAGGCGAGCTGAAACAGGGTGTCCGTGTCAATCCATCCGGCTGCGCACAGGGCGACCAGCTCGCCGAAACTGTGGCCGCAGGTGGCGTCAGGCTTCAGGCCGAACCGGTCCAGGATCTTCATCATCATGGCGCTGACCGCCCCGATGGCGGGCTGGGCGATATCGGTGCTTCGCAGCGCACCGTCCTGAGCCTTTTTTTCCGCATCCGTCCGTGCCACCGGCCGCGGATAGATAAAATCGCTCAGCCGCTCGTCATCCTGACCGGCCCCGTTGACCTGTTCCAGAATCTCAAGGGCTTCCGGGAAGCGGCAGGCCAGATCCCGGCCCATCTCCACATACTGGCTCCCCTGTCCCGGAAAAATAAAGGCCACCTTACCCGGATCTTCAGGGCCGCCGTAAAACGTATTTCTGACGTTCCACGCCTTCTGCTGAAGGTTGTCCTTAAAGGCGGAAACCGTCTCAGCCAGAACCTCGGCCAGATTTTCAAACCGGTCCAGCGTTTTTTCCAGCACCAGCAACAGCCGGTGGGGCGCTTTGGGCGAAAACGCAGCCCGCATCTCCGCGGCTCTGGCCGTCACCTCGTCATCACTCAGGCCCTTTTCAACCTCCGCTTTCAGGCCACTGAGCCGGGATGCCAGCCCTTCGCGGGTGGTGTCGGACAACGCGATGATCTCCACGGAGCCGTCCCAGGAGACCGCCTGCTTCTGCTGTTCATACTCCTCCAGCACCATGTGAAAATTGCTGCCGCCGAACCCGAAAGCGCTGACGCCCGCCCGGCGGGGATGCTGGCTGCTGCCGACCCAGGGGCGGGACTCGGTGTTGAGATAAAACGGCGTGTTTTCAATGCCCAGCTTCGGATCGGGCATACTGATCTTCAGCGTCGGGGGCAGCACCTTGTGATAAAGGGAGAGAACCGCCTTGATCAGCCCTGCGGCCCCGGCCGCCGCCTTGGTGTGCCCGATCATCGACTTCACCGACCCGACCGCACACTCTTTTTTACAGAGAGGGCTGTCCGGTGAACCGTTATCAGATTCAGCCTGTTTACTGAAAACCTGTTTCAGGCCACTGAATTCGACAGCATCGCCCACCAGGGTTCCCGTGCCGTGGGCTTCGATCAGCTCAACGGTTCCGGGGTCCGCACCGGCATTTTCATAGGCCATGTTCACGGCCTTCATCTGTCCTTCGGCCAGGGGGCGTAGATGCTGTTGGATTTGCCGTCGCTGGCCGACCCCAGGGCTTTGATGACCGCGTAAATCCGGTCCCCGTCCCGCTCCGCATCCTCAAGCCGTTTGAAGGTCAGAATACCGATGCCCTCGCCCAGGAGCGAGCCGTCCGCGTCTTCGGAAAAGGAGCGCACATCTCCGGTGGGGGAAAGGATGGGGGTCTTGGAAAAGCACATGTGCATGAAGATGTCGTTCAGGGTATCCACGCCGCCGGTGATCACCATGTCGGCCCGCCCGGTTTTCAGCTCCATCAGGCCCAGGTGCATGGCGCTCATGGAGCTGGCACAGGCCGCATCCACCACACAGTTGGTGCCGCTCAGATTGAGGCGGTTGGAGATCCTGCCTGCCACCACATTGCCCAGCAGCCCCGGAAACGAGTTCTCCTGCCAGGGCACATAGCCCTCGGAAATACGTTCGACCACCTCGTCAACCTTTTCCGGGGGAATCCCGGATTCCTCCAGAGCCCGCCGCCATATGGGGTGGCCCAGACGTCCGCCCAGGGGGATGACCAGCTCCTGGGTTCCGGTCACCCCGAGAATGACGCTGGTGCGGTCCCGCCGGAACTCCCGGTCTTCGCCGTATCCCGCATCCTCCAGCGCGGCCTTGGCCGCCACCAGCCCCAGAAGCTGCGAGGTGTCGGTGGCCTCCAGAATGGAGGGGGGGATGCCGAATTCCGTGGGGTCAAACGGCACGGGTGAGATAAATCCGCCCCGTGTGCTGTACACATGATCCGGTGTTTTGGGGTTTTTATCAAAATAATCCGCCGGGGACCAGTGGGTCTCCGGCACCTCTGTAATGGCGTCCTGCCCCCGGGAAAGCAGTCGCCAGTACTCTTTTATCCCCGATGCCTTGGGGAAAAAGCAGCCCATGCCGATGATGGCAACGGGGGTGTTGATTTCCGTGGTGTTATGTTCCGTTTTCAATGACCATCCTTTTTTAATGCTCTTTTTTTTCTGTTGGTAAGAGGGGTTAGGATTTCGATTTTAAGACGAAAGGCAATAACAGGCCATTTTGGCCCGGCCCGTCTTGCTAACCGCTTATTTTATTCATGTGCGCGGCGAATAAACAAATCTGGCTATGGAGTTCTGCCAATTGTGCGATGCTGTCAACCGCTTTTTCAAATTCTGATCCGTCACTGTATGTAATCTGGTACAGGTAACTTTCTATCGGAGTGTTCATATTGAAATCGGGATTTTTCAGAAAACGGGTGGCTTCACCTATGGAACCGAATATAATCGGGCTGGAATCCTGACGCAGCACGAAACGTAATTCCTGTGGCAAGGCGCTTAGTGTGGCCCGAACCCGGTCAACATAAGAATTTATCGTCGCATTCCCTAATAATCCGAACAATTTTTCACGAACCCGTTTTTTTGTATCCCGGTCAAAAAAGCGCTCAAATTCCGAAACGATTTTTGCTTTTTCATTTTCAACCAGTTTATCCGGGTAATCCATAACAAGACCACATGCCTCAAATGCCCCGACCACTTTATCCTTTGGCACATAAAAAAGATCAATTTCTCTGCTTTTTACCAGTTCTCTTGCCGGTTTTGTAAAGTCGCCTGCTGAAATTATCCCAAGAAAACGGGCTGTCGGATAAGTATCCCGCATCGGCATCAGCTTTCCGCTATCATCACGCGCTTTGTCTTTGGAATGTCTTGCGCCCCGCCTCCAGAAACATTCTATAAAAGCAACAGGAACACCGATATGACGATCTGAGCCTCCAAGTTCAAGAACATAGTCGTAATCCACAGCGTTTCCGTCAAGATCATCCCATAAAATTTTGCCATTCCTTATATTTCTTTGAACAAAACGGGAATCAAGAAAAAGGTTCAGTTCTTCAGCCACCCGCTCTAACAGCGGAAAGACAAAATATTCTTCAAACCAGTCACCGATAAGTTGCCCCAGCTTATGACCGGATGATGCATTTTTTACTGCCACTCTCATTACCCTTCAATCCAAAGCCGTCCCTCATGCAACGGAACAGTGTGTTTTCTGTTTTTCCATTTCGTATTCCGGTCCCTTATTTTCTCAAATGAATAGCCTTTGAATCCTGCGGAAACCGCTAATTGGCCCAGCCATTCATCAACCGCCAGATACACGCCGTAAGGGGCTGAATCACCAATTACGAAGCACAGATGCGCATTTTCCCTGCATAGCGGTCTGAGCGCATGAAAAACCTTTGCAAGGTCAAGAAAATAGGCAGCCGCCATCGTGTGGTAAGTCTTTTTTCCGCCTTTTGTCAGACGGATTTCCGCCAGTTCGTTACATGCCTGAGACAGTTGCCCGCAGATCGGTTTTAAAAGCCTGTTCTGAAGCAAATCATCCAGTCTGAGTTTTTCAGCCGCAGCGTGCTGGGAGCATGAATGGAGCAGATACTTTCTGACAACCGACTGCAAATCCTTCCACCCCGTGATTTCGCCCCAGAAGGTCATTTCAAGGCGGGTGGCATCCGCGTAATCATAATTGTTCGGATACGGCGGGGAGGTAATCACCCAGTCGAATTTTGCATCAGATTCAATTTCAGGATTCCTGGCATCCGTTGAGAAAACCGAGGCCGTCTGTTTCCAGTTCAGGCTTTTCACACGGCGGATATCCGATATGATCTCTTCCATCTTCTGCTCAAAGGCGCAAAAAGCGTCCGATACCCTGGCCTTCTTTTTCCGGGGAAGAACATACTGCCACTGTGCGGTCCCCGCCGTGCTGCAAATTCTGAGGATGCCGGTAATTCCGAGCCAGATCAGCTCCCACATCCCTCCATCATCGTGGGACGCGGATAATTCTGTGTACGTGCGCCTCAGTGCGTCCAGTTTTGCCAGATTTTCCGGCGTATAGCACTTCTGAAGCAACGGACTGTCACTCCGATCTGTCTCTGGCTGACGTTGTGCGGCAATCCTGAGAACCTGCTGATATTTCTCTCTCAGTTGCGCCGTATCGGATTGCCAGCTTAACTTTGCCCTGGCAATCCGGTACACAAACGGGTGGGGTTCAAATCCGATGCATCGGACGCCGCAGGATTCCGCTGCCAGCAGCGTCGTTCCCGACCCTGCAAACGGATCGAGAATACGGAGATGCTCAGATCCCCTTTGCGCCTTTATCAGATGCGTTACCCATTCTGCCGAAAATCCGGCTGAATATCTGAACCAGCGATGCACGGGCAACTTCATATTGTCTGCAAATGTGCCGGAGCGGGATTTTTCAGGTCCGGCGTTTTTGTCGTCCAACTCAGGGAATAAACCCAGTTGTGAAGCAGCCCTCATTACATTATCCTTCCTGATCCGTCCGTTCACTGCGCCAGCAGGTTGCCGATTTCCGGCAGCGTCATTGGCGCATACTGTCCTGCCCCGGCCGGCAGGGAAACGCCCTGATTGCGGAGCCAGTTGGCACGGGTGACAACCGCCGCGCCCATGAGCAGGTTCATGGCAACGGTCACGGTTTTCCGGTTTTCCGGTTTCTCCAGAAAAGTCCCCCGCACCCATTCGTTAAAGGCACCCATGGCCGGACCGCACCAGATCTGATAGTCGATGGCCCGTCC
This window encodes:
- a CDS encoding SDR family NAD(P)-dependent oxidoreductase; translated protein: MKAVNMAYENAGADPGTVELIEAHGTGTLVGDAVEFSGLKQVFSKQAESDNGSPDSPLCKKECAVGSVKSMIGHTKAAAGAAGLIKAVLSLYHKVLPPTLKISMPDPKLGIENTPFYLNTESRPWVGSSQHPRRAGVSAFGFGGSNFHMVLEEYEQQKQAVSWDGSVEIIALSDTTREGLASRLSGLKAEVEKGLSDDEVTARAAEMRAAFSPKAPHRLLLVLEKTLDRFENLAEVLAETVSAFKDNLQQKAWNVRNTFYGGPEDPGKVAFIFPGQGSQYVEMGRDLACRFPEALEILEQVNGAGQDDERLSDFIYPRPVARTDAEKKAQDGALRSTDIAQPAIGAVSAMMMKILDRFGLKPDATCGHSFGELVALCAAGWIDTDTLFQLAFTRGRLMADAGRDNAGTMTAVKAPLAEIDALIKAHCPDVVLANRNSPDQGVLSGTVPDIEKAESVCTQRGFRFRRLPVSAAFHSHLLRDARKPFADAVQKIRMTPTDTPVFSNMTGQAYPTDPEAAKTLLGDQLLSPVDFVNEIKSLFNMGVRTFVEIGPKSVLTGLVKAILSGLSFNALSLDATAGRRFGIADLARLLCYMAALGHPVNLENWEEPVPRRRKQRMNIPLSGANYRSERRKKPGKFQPVQKKSESGQAVSTPSPSVQVPAAAKKTQRSPKPSVQKNTAAAHAVVQHREQQAMPDKQPPVRASVSQRTVPDKPTMGHIKTMTKNHAHHVPAPSDTQGYFVADAFRAVQEGLKSMQALQMQTAETHKKFLETQNQASRTLQEMMESTHRLAEVSMGMPQRAVHYIEEQVPIRAIPEAVVSVPPRPAPAPVAKAEPPVSRPVPQPAPVVKAEQTQVQPKPSVAPVIQAAPAPNGNGKKKIASAMLSVVSDLTGYPSEMLTLEMDIEADLGIDSIKRVEILSAFEEKMPGLPTVSPEVMGSLRTLGQIVEYLTGTGIRRETETAPPAEQPAAVQPVADPSPAPAGNRSEVEAAMLSVVSDLTGYPSEMLTLEMDIEADLGIDSIKRVEILSAFEEKMPGLPVISPDMMGTLRTLGQIVDYLTGNQAAPAADAGAVPSVTPPPATDAPQAGAADRGSIESAMLSVVSDLTGYPSEMLTLEMDIEADLGIDSIKRVEILSAFEEKMPGLPAISPDMMGTLRTLGQIVDYLDGGGQSRQTEHPVNIPTPPEIIADGVKKKIISPVRQPPEPGSPVIIPTGRPILVTRDGRGLGEAVVEEFAARGMAAVLASPSQLRDRDDLSSPGGLILLADAWADQDGQFLKEAFALTRDMGPGLLKSGAQGGAIFGVISRMDGAFGFRGTGFENPFQGGLAGLAKTASAEWPDICCHALDISPDWQDNRAIAKAIADELIRRGPTEVGLDPEGRSVLNLEPAPWPQGTIDLAPGDVVVVTGGARGVTAATAHALARQVRPTLVLLGRSPLPSAEPEWLVPLSDESAIKKAILTHDFGGHRVTPVQLGEAYGKYMANREIQENLDKLRAAGATVLYHSADVRKADKVRDVLNEVRAAHGPVRALIHGAGTLADRFIVDKTPEQFARVFDTKVGGLEALLDATADDPLRYLILFSSVAARMGNKGQADYAMANEVLNKIGQKESLNRPDCRVISFNWGPWDGGMVSPALKREFVRNHIELIPVEEGAMCMVAEMTGGKESPVEMVIGGGLGRVEEAAEEAPVSAPSVSSTPEFTLSFKREVDTEQFPILKAHVLDGKPVVPFALMAEWIGHGALHSNPGLFLHGLDDMRLLKGIRLEQTPKPVRLMAGKVKRNGPVYEVPVELRDGVQGDAERVHSRATAILTDMPVHEPPVFTSPVDIRSNTYDRSVSDVYRDILFHGAPLHGIREIRSCSPHAMVARLAPAPPPAQWVKVPLRSGWIGDPLMLDAAFQMAIVWCYEEKGLVSLPGYVAAWRQYVSHFPSEGVTAVLEVRETGNRKMKGDFTFLDDREKIVARLTGYEAIMDDALFKAFKPLG
- a CDS encoding beta-ketoacyl synthase N-terminal-like domain-containing protein produces the protein MKTEHNTTEINTPVAIIGMGCFFPKASGIKEYWRLLSRGQDAITEVPETHWSPADYFDKNPKTPDHVYSTRGGFISPVPFDPTEFGIPPSILEATDTSQLLGLVAAKAALEDAGYGEDREFRRDRTSVILGVTGTQELVIPLGGRLGHPIWRRALEESGIPPEKVDEVVERISEGYVPWQENSFPGLLGNVVAGRISNRLNLSGTNCVVDAACASSMSAMHLGLMELKTGRADMVITGGVDTLNDIFMHMCFSKTPILSPTGDVRSFSEDADGSLLGEGIGILTFKRLEDAERDGDRIYAVIKALGSASDGKSNSIYAPWPKDR
- a CDS encoding DNA methyltransferase codes for the protein MKLPVHRWFRYSAGFSAEWVTHLIKAQRGSEHLRILDPFAGSGTTLLAAESCGVRCIGFEPHPFVYRIARAKLSWQSDTAQLREKYQQVLRIAAQRQPETDRSDSPLLQKCYTPENLAKLDALRRTYTELSASHDDGGMWELIWLGITGILRICSTAGTAQWQYVLPRKKKARVSDAFCAFEQKMEEIISDIRRVKSLNWKQTASVFSTDARNPEIESDAKFDWVITSPPYPNNYDYADATRLEMTFWGEITGWKDLQSVVRKYLLHSCSQHAAAEKLRLDDLLQNRLLKPICGQLSQACNELAEIRLTKGGKKTYHTMAAAYFLDLAKVFHALRPLCRENAHLCFVIGDSAPYGVYLAVDEWLGQLAVSAGFKGYSFEKIRDRNTKWKNRKHTVPLHEGRLWIEG